A single Dasypus novemcinctus isolate mDasNov1 chromosome 4, mDasNov1.1.hap2, whole genome shotgun sequence DNA region contains:
- the SMCO1 gene encoding single-pass membrane and coiled-coil domain-containing protein 1, with protein sequence MNHETTTLISLKEAMKRVDHKLQALEAQFKELDLTKDKLTQKFDHHSKTLTSQAAQDEMWIAVLALKFTSMELNIVYSYVIEVLIGLHTRVLEKLPDLVRGLPTLASVLRRKVKNKRIRVVWESVLEEFGLQDGNIIALCTFFIVHGNKAEHYPAKVRQMYIRDVTFMITSMIKNQALQDSLLKAVQVIEKGKAVTASKKQTSSLKEVIPSVKN encoded by the exons ATGAACCATGAGACCACAACCCTGATATCCTTGAAGGAAGCAATGAAAAG AGTAGATCACAAACTTCAAGCTTTAGAAGCACAATTCAAAGAACTGGACTTAACCAAAGATAAGCTGACACAGAAATTTGACCATCACAGCAAGACTTTGACAAGCCAGGCAGCCCAAGATGAGATGTGGATAGCAGTTCTGGCACTTAA GTTCACTTCAATGGAATTGAACATTGTATACAGCTATGTCATTGAAGTACTCATTGGCTTGCACACTCGCGTGCTTGAGAAGCTGCCAGACCTGGTGAGAGGTCTTCCCACCTTAGCCTCTGTCCTTAGACGAAAAGTCAAGAACAAGCGCATTAGAGTTGTGTGGGAGTCTGTCCTGGAGGAGTTTGGGCTGCAAGATGGCAATATCATAGCACTTTGTACTTTCTTTATTGTACATGGCAACAAGGCAGAACACTATCCTGCTAAAGTGAGACAGATGTACATCAGGGATGTCACTTTCATGATCACTAGCATGATAAAGAATCAGGCTCTGCAGGATAGTTTGCTGAAAGCTGTTCAAGTAATTGAGAAGGGGAAAGCAGTGACAGCCTCAAAAAAGCAAACATCATCCTTAAAAGAGGTGATACCTTCAGTAAAAAACTAA